In Gordonia crocea, the following are encoded in one genomic region:
- the gltX gene encoding glutamate--tRNA ligase translates to MTSTVRVRFCPSPTGTPHVGLIRTALFNYAYARHNGGDFVFRIEDTDSARDSEESYAAILDALRWLGLQWDEGPEVGGPYGPYRQSERRDIHRDVVARLLEAGEAYEAFSTPEEVEARHRAAGRDPKLGYDNFDRDLTDEQRAAYRADGRNPVVRLRMPDEDITWTDLVRGDTTIKAGTVPDFALSRASGDPLYTLVNPVDDAMMKITHVLRGEDLLSSTPRQIALYRALERIGVADGVPQFGHLPFVMGEGNRKLSKRDPQSSLFHHRDRGFLPEGLLNYLALLGWGFSGDTDVFTLEQMIEAFDIGDVNSNPARFDERKAEAINAEHIRMLAPADFASRLGDYLVAQGRFAESPVGDPAFEALAELIQTRIQVLGDAWDLIKFHYVDDADFVIDEKSAAKNLGADAAPVLDAAITALDGLAPWDTPTIEAALKSALVDGLELKPRKAFGPVRVAVTGAAVSPPLYESMTVLGADKSLQRLRDAHAKYAK, encoded by the coding sequence ATGACCAGCACTGTTCGCGTCCGCTTCTGTCCGTCGCCCACCGGCACCCCGCACGTCGGGCTGATCCGCACCGCGCTGTTCAACTACGCCTACGCCCGCCACAACGGCGGTGACTTCGTCTTCCGCATCGAGGACACCGACTCCGCGCGCGACAGCGAGGAGAGTTATGCCGCGATTCTCGATGCGCTGCGCTGGCTGGGCCTGCAGTGGGACGAGGGCCCCGAGGTCGGCGGCCCCTACGGTCCGTACCGCCAGTCGGAGCGCCGCGACATCCACCGCGACGTCGTCGCCCGCCTGCTCGAGGCGGGAGAGGCCTACGAGGCCTTTTCGACCCCCGAGGAGGTCGAGGCGCGCCACCGGGCGGCCGGGCGCGATCCCAAACTGGGCTACGACAACTTCGACCGTGATCTGACCGATGAGCAGCGGGCCGCCTATCGGGCCGATGGTCGTAACCCGGTGGTGCGGTTGCGGATGCCCGACGAGGACATCACCTGGACCGATCTCGTGCGCGGGGATACGACGATCAAGGCCGGCACGGTACCCGACTTCGCGCTCAGCCGCGCCAGCGGCGACCCGCTCTACACGCTCGTCAACCCCGTCGATGACGCCATGATGAAGATCACCCACGTGCTGCGCGGCGAGGACCTGCTCTCGTCGACCCCGCGCCAGATCGCGCTGTATCGGGCGCTCGAGCGGATCGGCGTCGCCGACGGCGTCCCGCAGTTCGGGCACCTCCCGTTCGTCATGGGGGAGGGCAACCGCAAGCTGTCCAAGCGGGATCCGCAGTCGAGCCTGTTCCACCACCGCGACCGCGGCTTCCTGCCTGAGGGGCTGTTGAACTACCTGGCGCTGCTCGGGTGGGGGTTCAGCGGCGACACCGATGTGTTCACCCTCGAGCAGATGATCGAGGCCTTCGACATCGGCGATGTGAACTCCAACCCGGCCCGCTTCGACGAGCGCAAGGCGGAGGCGATCAACGCCGAGCACATCCGGATGCTGGCGCCGGCCGATTTCGCCTCGCGCCTGGGTGACTACCTGGTGGCCCAGGGCCGATTCGCCGAGTCCCCCGTCGGCGACCCGGCGTTCGAGGCGCTCGCCGAACTGATCCAGACGCGCATCCAGGTCCTCGGTGACGCGTGGGATCTGATCAAGTTCCACTACGTCGACGACGCCGACTTCGTCATCGACGAGAAGTCGGCGGCGAAGAACCTCGGTGCCGACGCCGCGCCGGTGCTCGACGCCGCGATCACCGCGCTCGACGGGCTGGCGCCGTGGGATACCCCGACGATCGAGGCCGCGCTGAAGTCTGCGCTGGTGGACGGACTCGAGCTCAAACCCCGCAAGGCGTTCGGGCCGGTGCGCGTCGCGGTCACCGGGGCGGCGGTGAGCCCGCCGCTGTACGAGTCGATGACGGTGCTCGGTGCCGACAAGTCGCTCCAGCGGTTGCGCGACGCCCATGCGAAGTATGCGAAATAG
- a CDS encoding fumarylacetoacetate hydrolase family protein, translating to MRLGRVATRDGVAFAAIEGESGAETAREIAEHPFGAPTFTGRSWPLADVRVLAPILASKVICVGKNYAAHAAEMGSEAPETPVIFLKPNTSIIGPEVPIVRPPSAERVDYEGELAVVIGRPCKDVAASAAKDAILGYTVANDVTARDQQKLDGQWTRAKGYDTFCPLGPWIETEFDPSDVAIRTELTGLDGQTSVKQESRTSLMLHDVGSLVEWVSAVMTLLPGDVILTGTPEGIGPMVAGERVSVTVAGLGTLSNPVVDK from the coding sequence ATGCGACTAGGACGTGTGGCCACCCGGGATGGCGTGGCCTTCGCTGCAATCGAGGGTGAATCCGGGGCGGAGACCGCACGGGAGATCGCCGAGCACCCCTTCGGCGCGCCGACGTTCACCGGCCGCAGTTGGCCGTTGGCCGACGTGCGGGTGCTCGCGCCGATCTTGGCGTCGAAGGTGATCTGCGTGGGAAAGAACTACGCGGCCCACGCGGCCGAGATGGGATCGGAGGCGCCGGAGACACCGGTCATCTTCCTCAAGCCCAATACCTCGATCATCGGTCCGGAAGTGCCCATCGTGCGCCCGCCGTCGGCGGAGCGGGTCGACTACGAGGGCGAACTGGCGGTGGTCATCGGCCGACCGTGCAAGGACGTCGCGGCGAGTGCCGCCAAGGATGCGATCCTCGGCTACACGGTCGCCAACGACGTCACGGCGCGCGACCAGCAGAAGCTCGACGGCCAGTGGACCCGTGCCAAGGGGTATGACACGTTCTGCCCGCTGGGCCCGTGGATCGAGACCGAGTTCGACCCGTCGGATGTGGCGATCCGCACCGAGCTGACCGGCCTCGACGGCCAGACCTCGGTCAAGCAGGAGTCGCGGACCTCGCTGATGCTGCACGACGTGGGATCCCTCGTCGAATGGGTGTCCGCGGTGATGACGTTGCTGCCCGGCGATGTGATCCTGACCGGCACCCCGGAGGGGATCGGGCCGATGGTTGCGGGCGAACGGGTGTCGGTCACGGTCGCCGGACTCGGCACGCTGAGCAACCCGGTGGTCGATAAGTGA
- a CDS encoding heavy metal translocating P-type ATPase, translated as MTAGHDHSAHDHDEHHAHHGHTDHSANAAHSHSAHDHSAHDHSGHVARYRRLFAIMAVVAIPTVAFSPMFAMLVGYEVPTWATWISPVLGTVMYVWGGAPFLTGAVGEIRARRPGMMLLIALAITVAFLASWGASLGLLDHELDFWWELALLIVIMLLGHWIEMRSLAQTTSALDSLAALLPDEAERVEGDSTVTVAPAELALGDIVVVRPGGRIPADGEVVAGSADVDESMLTGESRPVRREVGDRVVAGTVATDSGLRVEVTAVGEDTALAGISRLVAQAQNSSSRAQRLADRAAGWLFWFALGAAAVTGVVWTLLGNPDEAVVRVITVLVIACPHALGLAIPLVVSIATERAARSGVLVTDRLALESMRTVDTVVFDKTGTLTKGNPAVTAVEPAPGWAADDVLALAASAEADSEHPLARAIVSAGAERGLTVRSATDFASSAAVGVSARVDGRLVRVGGPHLLDEEAAAELPVADDWRDEGAIILHVLVDGVVVGALRLADAVRPESFAAVAELHRRGVAVVMITGDAEAVARSVAADLGIDRVFAGVRPQDKASTIAGLQQEGHRVAMVGDGVNDAPALAQADVGIAIGAGTDVAIASAGVVLASDDPRSVVAVIELSAAAYRKMRQNLWWAAGYNLVAVPLAAGVLAPVGFVLPMSVGAVLMSLSTIVVALNAQLLRRLDLSPEVVAPAAAEPRAATAGPVRLGTAR; from the coding sequence ATGACAGCCGGGCACGATCACAGCGCACACGACCACGACGAGCACCATGCTCATCACGGGCACACCGATCACAGCGCGAACGCCGCGCACAGCCACAGCGCACATGACCACAGCGCGCACGACCACAGCGGCCACGTGGCGCGGTACCGCCGCCTGTTCGCGATCATGGCGGTGGTCGCGATCCCGACGGTCGCCTTCTCGCCGATGTTCGCCATGCTCGTCGGCTACGAGGTGCCGACGTGGGCGACGTGGATCTCCCCGGTGCTCGGCACCGTCATGTACGTCTGGGGCGGGGCCCCGTTCCTGACCGGCGCGGTCGGCGAGATCCGGGCCCGCCGGCCCGGCATGATGCTGCTCATCGCGCTGGCGATCACCGTCGCGTTCCTCGCCTCCTGGGGTGCGAGCCTGGGTCTGCTCGACCACGAGCTCGACTTCTGGTGGGAACTCGCACTGCTGATCGTCATCATGCTGCTCGGCCACTGGATCGAGATGCGCTCGCTCGCGCAGACCACCTCGGCGCTCGACTCACTGGCCGCGCTCCTGCCCGATGAGGCCGAGCGGGTCGAGGGCGATTCAACGGTCACCGTGGCACCGGCCGAACTCGCCCTCGGCGACATCGTCGTCGTCCGGCCCGGCGGGCGGATCCCAGCCGACGGCGAGGTGGTCGCCGGGAGCGCCGACGTCGACGAGTCGATGCTCACCGGCGAGTCGAGGCCGGTGCGCCGCGAGGTCGGCGACCGGGTCGTGGCCGGCACCGTGGCCACCGACTCCGGGTTGCGGGTCGAGGTCACCGCGGTCGGGGAGGACACGGCGCTGGCAGGGATCTCCCGGCTCGTCGCGCAGGCGCAGAACTCGTCGTCGCGCGCCCAGCGTCTCGCCGACCGGGCGGCTGGATGGTTGTTCTGGTTCGCGCTCGGCGCCGCCGCCGTCACCGGGGTGGTCTGGACGCTGCTGGGCAACCCCGACGAGGCGGTCGTGCGGGTGATCACCGTGCTCGTGATCGCCTGCCCGCATGCGCTCGGGCTGGCCATCCCGCTGGTGGTGTCCATCGCGACCGAGCGGGCGGCGCGCAGCGGGGTGCTGGTCACCGACCGCCTCGCGCTGGAAAGCATGCGCACCGTGGACACGGTGGTCTTCGACAAGACCGGGACGCTGACGAAGGGCAATCCGGCCGTCACCGCCGTCGAGCCGGCACCGGGGTGGGCGGCCGACGATGTGCTCGCCCTGGCGGCATCGGCGGAGGCGGATTCGGAGCATCCCCTCGCCCGGGCCATCGTCTCCGCCGGCGCCGAGCGCGGCCTGACGGTGCGGTCGGCGACCGACTTCGCCTCGTCGGCGGCGGTCGGGGTCAGTGCCCGCGTCGATGGACGCCTTGTGCGGGTGGGCGGGCCGCACCTGCTCGACGAGGAGGCGGCGGCCGAACTCCCCGTCGCCGATGACTGGCGCGACGAGGGCGCCATCATTCTGCACGTCCTCGTCGACGGGGTGGTCGTCGGCGCGCTGCGGTTGGCCGACGCGGTCCGGCCGGAATCCTTCGCGGCGGTGGCCGAGCTCCACCGGCGCGGGGTGGCGGTGGTGATGATCACCGGCGACGCCGAGGCGGTGGCGCGGTCGGTGGCCGCCGACCTGGGCATCGACCGGGTGTTCGCCGGCGTCCGTCCGCAGGACAAGGCGTCGACGATCGCCGGCCTGCAGCAGGAGGGGCACCGCGTGGCCATGGTCGGCGACGGGGTGAACGACGCGCCGGCCCTGGCGCAGGCCGACGTCGGCATCGCCATCGGAGCGGGGACCGACGTGGCCATCGCATCGGCGGGAGTGGTGCTGGCCAGCGACGACCCGCGGTCGGTCGTCGCGGTGATCGAGCTGTCCGCGGCGGCCTACCGCAAGATGAGGCAGAACCTGTGGTGGGCGGCCGGGTACAACCTGGTCGCGGTCCCGCTGGCGGCGGGAGTGCTCGCCCCCGTCGGTTTCGTGCTGCCGATGTCGGTGGGCGCGGTGCTGATGTCGTTGTCGACGATCGTCGTCGCGCTCAACGCCCAATTGTTGCGGCGGCTCGACCTCAGTCCGGAGGTCGTGGCGCCGGCGGCAGCCGAGCCGCGGGCCGCTACTGCTGGTCCGGTGCGGTTAGGAACGGCGCGGTAG
- a CDS encoding alpha/beta fold hydrolase, giving the protein MTRPAAPTLAQVNGITLSYEDSGGAGELVVMVMGTGSPGRVWKANQVPALVRAGYRTVTFDNRGIAPSSECATGFSIDDMVADTAALIEHLDAGPAHVVGTSLGARVTQELALARPDVVRSATMLATYGRPTPMVSAFSAGERALYDQGVELPSDYVAAVTAHLNLSPHTLADDRSARDWLDIIAFSPQRVTPGVRAQLGVHEEEADRLEAYRQITRPSLVVGFADDRTLPEFLAREVADVIPGAEYAVVDKAGHFGYLEQPARVNELLLEFLAKH; this is encoded by the coding sequence GTGACCAGACCGGCCGCACCGACCCTCGCCCAGGTCAACGGGATCACCCTCTCCTACGAGGACTCCGGCGGCGCCGGAGAACTCGTCGTCATGGTGATGGGCACCGGCAGCCCCGGACGCGTGTGGAAGGCCAACCAGGTCCCCGCCCTGGTCCGTGCCGGATACCGCACGGTCACCTTCGACAACCGCGGGATCGCCCCGTCGTCGGAATGCGCGACGGGATTCAGCATCGACGACATGGTCGCCGACACCGCCGCCCTCATTGAGCACCTCGACGCCGGCCCGGCGCATGTCGTCGGGACGTCGCTGGGCGCGCGGGTCACCCAGGAGCTGGCGCTGGCGCGACCCGACGTGGTCCGCTCGGCGACGATGTTGGCGACCTACGGGCGGCCCACACCGATGGTGAGCGCGTTCAGCGCGGGGGAGCGCGCCCTGTACGACCAGGGCGTCGAGTTGCCCTCCGACTACGTCGCCGCGGTCACCGCCCATCTCAACCTGTCGCCGCACACGCTGGCCGACGACCGGTCCGCGCGCGATTGGCTCGACATCATCGCCTTCTCGCCGCAACGCGTCACCCCCGGGGTTCGCGCCCAGCTGGGCGTGCACGAGGAAGAGGCCGATCGGCTCGAGGCGTATCGGCAGATCACCCGCCCGTCCCTCGTCGTCGGGTTCGCCGACGACCGAACACTGCCGGAGTTCCTGGCCCGCGAGGTGGCCGACGTGATTCCGGGCGCCGAATACGCCGTGGTCGACAAGGCCGGTCATTTCGGCTACCTGGAGCAGCCCGCACGGGTCAACGAGCTGCTGCTGGAGTTCCTGGCCAAGCACTGA